The Brasilonema sennae CENA114 genome includes a region encoding these proteins:
- a CDS encoding response regulator transcription factor, translated as MVKIRVALIEDHDLTRVGIRTALQQKEEIEVVGEATNGVEGLKMLSTLQPDIAIIDIGLPDKDGIELTREIKSTVDGEELATKVLILTLQDNKEAVLAAFAAGADSYCMKDIKFDNLLEAVRVTYNGNAWIDPAIARIVLQQAQKNPFSPEVTKLDNKTSLQMSVDSSLEKENQPLDTIDPYTLTERELEVLQLIVEGCSNALIAERLYITVGTVKTHVRNILNKLCADDRTQAAVRALRSGLVG; from the coding sequence ATGGTTAAAATTCGTGTTGCTTTGATTGAAGATCATGATCTGACCCGTGTAGGTATTCGGACAGCTCTTCAGCAAAAGGAAGAAATTGAAGTTGTAGGCGAAGCGACAAATGGTGTCGAGGGTTTAAAAATGTTAAGTACGCTACAACCAGATATTGCCATTATAGATATTGGTTTACCAGACAAAGATGGAATTGAACTAACACGCGAGATAAAATCTACAGTTGATGGAGAAGAATTAGCAACAAAAGTATTGATTTTGACGCTACAGGATAATAAGGAAGCGGTGCTAGCTGCTTTTGCAGCAGGAGCCGACTCTTACTGTATGAAGGATATTAAGTTTGACAATTTACTTGAAGCTGTGCGAGTCACGTATAACGGTAACGCTTGGATTGATCCAGCGATCGCCCGAATTGTATTGCAACAAGCTCAAAAAAATCCATTCTCGCCTGAAGTTACAAAATTAGACAATAAAACTAGTTTACAAATGTCTGTTGATAGTAGCCTAGAAAAAGAAAATCAGCCCCTGGACACAATCGATCCTTACACTTTAACAGAAAGGGAATTAGAAGTTTTGCAATTGATTGTAGAAGGTTGTAGCAATGCGCTAATCGCGGAAAGACTTTACATCACAGTTGGAACTGTCAAAACACACGTCCGAAATATTTTGAACAAGTTATGCGCCGATGACCGTACACAAGCCGCGGTTCGCGCATTACGTTCTGGACTAGTGGGATAG
- a CDS encoding SpoIIE family protein phosphatase translates to MTEIETGKLKLMVVDDEPDNLHLLYRTFRRDFQVYQASNALTALDILDKEGEMAVIISDQRMPEINGTEFLGRTVEHFPDTIRILLTGFTDVEDLVEAINSGQVFKYITKPWKPERLKAVVEQAADIYRVVKKRTQELSRALRRESLFNAVTTAIRESLDYNSMLQRIVATVGQTFEASYCVLRPVEGDRLTPDQFCYQDPKFPDSSCDLGLNLLIREVLETRQSQKVLSIHDEKACQKLVVPLTWQQNVLAVLALKQHHHARSWQQEDIDLITGVAEQAALALSQAKLYQRLHHKQEQIRAELEVARQIQNNLLRQTMPDIKGVRVQACCYPAREVGGDFFEVFVHPKGDLWLAVGDVSGKGVPAALFMASAISVLRRELSQESPPLPNVVMQNLNHTLSDDLISNNCFITVVLARYTPNTRELVYANAGHIYPLVWSYRETVETKPKYLKVRSVPLGILPVWQVMSSQLILAPGDILLLASDGVTEAEVLNTKDFGAQFVDSAQRVNRSMLNQEGLWQLLKIEAQPLHLNHLLARIQADNRVQEDDQTILSLEVL, encoded by the coding sequence ATGACTGAGATAGAGACAGGAAAGCTTAAGCTCATGGTGGTGGATGATGAGCCTGACAACCTACATTTACTCTACCGTACTTTTCGGCGAGATTTTCAGGTATATCAAGCAAGTAATGCCCTCACTGCCTTAGATATCTTGGACAAAGAAGGTGAGATGGCTGTGATTATCTCTGATCAAAGAATGCCAGAAATAAATGGCACGGAATTTCTGGGTAGAACTGTAGAGCACTTTCCTGATACAATTCGGATTTTACTCACTGGTTTTACTGATGTCGAAGATTTAGTAGAGGCGATAAACTCTGGTCAGGTCTTCAAGTACATCACTAAACCTTGGAAGCCCGAGCGACTCAAAGCAGTTGTTGAGCAAGCAGCTGATATATATCGAGTCGTGAAAAAACGCACACAAGAGTTGAGTCGCGCCTTGCGCAGAGAATCTTTATTTAATGCAGTCACAACAGCTATTCGAGAGTCTCTGGACTACAACAGTATGCTACAAAGAATTGTCGCAACAGTGGGACAGACTTTTGAAGCCAGTTATTGCGTGCTCAGACCTGTGGAGGGCGATCGCCTAACACCAGATCAGTTCTGCTACCAAGATCCAAAATTCCCAGATTCGAGTTGTGATTTAGGCCTAAATCTTTTGATTCGCGAAGTTCTTGAAACCCGTCAATCACAAAAAGTCCTAAGCATACATGATGAGAAAGCTTGTCAGAAATTGGTTGTGCCTCTAACATGGCAGCAAAATGTGCTTGCTGTTCTTGCTCTCAAGCAGCATCACCACGCTCGTTCTTGGCAACAAGAAGATATCGATCTCATAACAGGTGTTGCTGAACAAGCAGCTCTTGCGCTCTCTCAAGCAAAACTTTACCAACGTCTTCATCACAAGCAAGAGCAAATCCGCGCTGAGTTGGAAGTAGCTCGCCAAATTCAAAACAACCTACTCCGTCAAACGATGCCGGACATCAAGGGTGTGAGGGTACAAGCCTGTTGCTACCCTGCTCGTGAAGTGGGAGGCGATTTTTTTGAAGTGTTTGTCCATCCTAAAGGAGACTTGTGGTTGGCTGTGGGAGACGTTTCTGGTAAGGGTGTCCCAGCGGCTTTGTTCATGGCTAGTGCTATCTCAGTGTTGCGCCGAGAGTTGTCTCAGGAATCACCGCCTCTACCAAATGTGGTTATGCAAAATCTCAACCATACTCTCAGCGATGATTTGATTAGCAACAATTGTTTTATCACCGTCGTCTTAGCTCGCTATACTCCCAATACCAGGGAACTAGTTTATGCTAACGCAGGACATATATATCCCTTGGTTTGGTCATACCGAGAGACTGTAGAAACAAAACCCAAATATCTCAAGGTACGTAGCGTTCCTCTGGGTATCTTGCCTGTATGGCAGGTCATGTCTAGTCAGTTGATTCTTGCTCCCGGAGATATCCTGCTGCTAGCTAGTGATGGTGTTACTGAAGCAGAAGTATTAAATACTAAAGATTTTGGTGCACAATTCGTCGATAGCGCCCAGCGAGTCAACCGTTCTATGCTGAATCAAGAGGGTCTGTGGCAACTGCTTAAGATAGAAGCTCAACCACTTCATCTTAACCACTTACTAGCGCGTATTCAAGCAGACAACCGAGTCCAAGAAGATGACCAAACTATACTTTCGCTGGAGGTTTTGTAA
- a CDS encoding ATP-binding protein, translating into MKSELHVPSDLKFLTIVENWLVGCLEVQFKGSVDWSKQSSRLRLVLVEAYSNVVRHAHKDQPLLPVLIRLELKDQEIALEVWDHGKGFDLSDYSPPNPTDQQEGGYGWLIMHRLMDNVEYQLQVEGGNCLKLEVTLPKITTTA; encoded by the coding sequence ATGAAAAGCGAGCTTCATGTACCAAGTGACTTAAAGTTTTTAACCATCGTAGAAAACTGGTTGGTCGGTTGCTTGGAAGTTCAGTTTAAAGGTTCAGTTGATTGGTCAAAGCAATCAAGTCGCTTGCGCTTAGTTTTGGTGGAAGCCTACTCTAATGTGGTACGTCATGCCCATAAAGATCAACCACTATTACCAGTTCTCATTCGTTTAGAATTGAAAGACCAGGAAATTGCATTGGAAGTTTGGGATCATGGCAAAGGCTTCGATTTATCTGATTATTCGCCCCCAAATCCTACTGATCAACAAGAAGGTGGCTACGGTTGGCTAATCATGCATCGTCTGATGGACAACGTGGAGTACCAGCTACAGGTTGAAGGTGGTAACTGTTTGAAGCTAGAAGTCACCTTGCCGAAAATTACTACTACGGCATAA
- a CDS encoding nuclear transport factor 2 family protein, with translation MTDNESTPTKVEEKFQISGITEPTLLDYFQTLNAGKFEETAALFAEDGVMHPPFESGIVGRDAITRYLQQEAQNVKAYPREGVVETLEEEQIQFQVTGKAQTSWCGVNVLWIFILNQQKEILYTRIKLLASPKELLNLRR, from the coding sequence ATGACAGATAATGAATCTACACCCACAAAAGTAGAGGAAAAATTCCAGATTTCGGGAATTACAGAACCAACTCTGCTGGATTACTTTCAAACTTTGAATGCAGGAAAATTTGAGGAAACAGCTGCTTTGTTTGCAGAAGATGGTGTTATGCATCCTCCATTTGAATCTGGGATTGTGGGACGAGATGCTATTACTCGATATTTACAACAAGAGGCTCAAAACGTGAAAGCTTACCCCCGTGAAGGTGTCGTCGAGACTTTAGAGGAGGAGCAAATTCAATTTCAGGTGACAGGCAAAGCACAAACTTCTTGGTGTGGTGTTAATGTCTTGTGGATATTTATCCTCAATCAACAAAAAGAAATCCTTTATACGAGAATAAAACTTTTAGCCTCTCCCAAAGAATTACTCAATTTGAGGCGATGA
- the queG gene encoding tRNA epoxyqueuosine(34) reductase QueG, with product MNKSPRTNSSEVKKKALELGFQKVGIAAIDGENTTHETQKLQTWIGLGYHADMEWMTNPKRQDIRKVMPEVRTIISVALNYYTDHQRPGTREYAKISRYAWGRDYHKVMHKKLKAMTTWLQGLDEGIQARYYADTGPVQDKVWAQKAGLGWIAKNGNVITQEYGSWVFLGEVLTNLELESDRPHTEHCGTCTRCIDACPTGAITQPFVVDANRCIAYHTIENRNETLPQTITSHLQGWVAGCDICQEVCPWNQRFAKQTDVAEFEPYPGNLAPKLVELAQISDQEWDRQFSASALRRIKPDMLRRNARANLDAFSQAKE from the coding sequence ATGAATAAATCCCCCCGAACAAATAGCAGTGAGGTGAAAAAAAAAGCCCTAGAGTTGGGATTCCAAAAGGTTGGAATTGCTGCGATAGATGGAGAGAATACAACACACGAGACCCAAAAATTGCAAACTTGGATAGGGTTGGGTTATCACGCTGATATGGAATGGATGACAAATCCTAAGCGCCAAGATATTCGTAAGGTTATGCCAGAGGTGCGAACGATCATTAGTGTCGCCCTCAACTACTACACAGATCATCAACGTCCTGGAACAAGGGAATACGCAAAAATTTCTCGGTATGCTTGGGGACGAGACTATCATAAAGTCATGCACAAAAAACTTAAGGCAATGACAACCTGGCTGCAAGGACTTGATGAAGGAATTCAAGCACGATACTATGCAGACACAGGTCCAGTACAAGATAAAGTCTGGGCACAAAAAGCTGGACTTGGTTGGATTGCAAAGAACGGAAACGTGATAACCCAGGAGTATGGCTCTTGGGTCTTTTTAGGGGAAGTGCTGACGAATTTGGAGTTGGAGAGCGATCGCCCACATACAGAACACTGTGGTACTTGTACTCGTTGTATTGACGCTTGTCCAACGGGTGCTATTACTCAACCGTTTGTCGTCGATGCGAATCGCTGCATTGCTTACCATACGATTGAAAATCGCAATGAAACATTGCCCCAAACAATAACATCCCACTTACAAGGCTGGGTTGCTGGTTGTGATATTTGCCAAGAAGTTTGCCCTTGGAATCAGCGTTTTGCTAAACAAACAGATGTTGCAGAGTTTGAACCGTATCCTGGGAATCTTGCGCCCAAGCTGGTAGAATTAGCCCAAATCTCAGATCAAGAGTGGGATAGACAATTTTCGGCATCAGCGTTGCGACGGATTAAGCCAGATATGTTGCGACGGAATGCCCGTGCTAATTTAGACGCATTCTCACAGGCGAAAGAATGA
- a CDS encoding HAD-IA family hydrolase encodes MTQKVIIFDFDGTIADTVDALVSIANRLAGEFGYIPITQDELSLLRNLSSREIIKYSGISILKIPFLVKKVKTELKTKIKELEPISGIKEALVALNNEGYRLGIITSNSLENVTAFIKVNDLDNLFEFISSGVTIFGKTTIINNVLKQKQIKPQEVIYVGDETRDIEASKKANIKVIAVTWGFNSEEVLAKQNPDFIIHHPSQLLEVINCINF; translated from the coding sequence ATGACCCAGAAAGTAATTATTTTTGATTTTGATGGCACAATTGCTGATACAGTAGATGCTTTGGTAAGTATTGCCAATCGTTTAGCTGGAGAGTTTGGATATATACCAATTACCCAAGACGAGCTTAGCCTTTTGAGAAACTTAAGCTCTAGGGAAATCATTAAATACTCAGGAATTTCAATTTTAAAAATACCTTTTTTGGTCAAAAAAGTAAAAACTGAGTTAAAAACTAAAATTAAAGAATTAGAACCAATTTCAGGAATTAAAGAAGCTTTAGTTGCTCTTAACAATGAAGGTTATAGGCTAGGAATTATCACCTCTAATTCTCTAGAAAATGTGACAGCTTTTATTAAGGTTAATGATTTAGATAACTTATTTGAGTTTATCTCTTCAGGAGTGACAATTTTCGGCAAAACAACAATAATTAATAATGTATTAAAGCAAAAACAGATTAAACCTCAAGAAGTTATCTATGTAGGAGATGAAACCAGAGACATTGAAGCATCAAAGAAAGCAAATATTAAGGTGATTGCAGTGACTTGGGGGTTCAACTCAGAAGAAGTATTAGCAAAACAAAATCCAGATTTTATAATTCATCACCCAAGTCAACTGTTAGAGGTGATAAATTGCATTAATTTTTAG
- a CDS encoding ABC transporter ATP-binding protein — protein sequence MPNTLSLTDSRVPNPGNQPVIIRLENVFKVYGSGEAEVRALNGVNLTIEEGEYCSIMGPSGSGKSTAMNIIGCLDRPSSGHYYLDKLDVAEMKDTELAEIRNKKLGFVFQQFHLLPQLSALENVMLPMIYAGVNGKERRDRAAEALKRVGLEKRLNNKPTQLSGGQQQRVAIARAIVNRPVLLLADEPTGALDSRTTQEVLDIFGELNASGITVVMVTHEPEVARQTQRVVWFRDGDVVHSHLSPSDLGHLAVS from the coding sequence ATGCCAAATACTTTATCACTGACTGACTCCCGCGTTCCCAATCCGGGAAATCAACCAGTGATTATTCGTTTAGAAAATGTTTTTAAAGTTTACGGTAGTGGCGAAGCTGAAGTGCGAGCACTCAACGGTGTTAATCTGACTATAGAGGAGGGTGAATACTGTTCAATCATGGGACCATCTGGTTCTGGTAAATCCACGGCAATGAATATCATTGGTTGCTTGGATCGCCCCAGTTCGGGACATTATTACCTGGATAAGCTTGATGTCGCCGAAATGAAAGATACAGAGTTGGCAGAAATTCGTAACAAAAAACTGGGATTTGTATTTCAACAATTTCACCTTTTACCTCAGCTGAGCGCTTTAGAAAATGTAATGCTGCCGATGATCTACGCTGGTGTGAACGGTAAGGAACGACGTGATAGAGCCGCAGAAGCTCTCAAGCGAGTAGGCTTAGAAAAGCGTCTCAATAATAAACCAACTCAACTGTCTGGTGGACAGCAGCAACGGGTGGCTATAGCTCGTGCCATTGTAAACCGTCCAGTCTTACTGCTTGCCGATGAACCGACAGGCGCACTCGACTCGCGCACAACCCAAGAAGTATTGGATATCTTTGGTGAACTCAATGCCAGTGGTATCACTGTTGTGATGGTAACCCATGAACCCGAAGTTGCTCGTCAAACACAGCGTGTTGTTTGGTTTCGTGACGGTGATGTTGTACACTCTCACCTGAGTCCATCTGATCTGGGTCATTTGGCGGTGTCTTAG